A genomic segment from Sphingopyxis sp. DBS4 encodes:
- the gspG gene encoding type II secretion system major pseudopilin GspG, whose translation MSLMQLFLRLMLDPSRPVRRGKDERGFTLTELMVVIFIIGLLATVVAINVLGAQDKAMVTKAKADISQIEQSLENYKLDNLTYPSTTDGLNALVTAPPALAQPERYRRGGYIKKLPSDPWGRPYNYQAPAANGKAFDVWSMGADGAPGGTDDNADIHGEN comes from the coding sequence ATGTCGCTGATGCAGCTTTTCCTTCGCCTGATGCTCGACCCGTCGCGGCCTGTTCGCCGCGGGAAGGACGAGCGCGGCTTTACCCTGACCGAGCTGATGGTCGTGATCTTCATTATCGGACTGCTCGCGACGGTGGTGGCTATCAATGTCCTGGGTGCGCAAGATAAAGCGATGGTCACAAAGGCCAAGGCCGACATATCGCAAATTGAACAGTCGCTTGAGAACTATAAACTCGACAATCTGACTTACCCCTCGACCACCGACGGGCTGAACGCGCTCGTCACCGCGCCGCCCGCGCTCGCGCAGCCCGAACGCTATCGCCGCGGCGGCTATATCAAGAAGCTGCCGAGCGACCCTTGGGGACGGCCCTATAATTATCAGGCGCCCGCCGCGAACGGAAAGGCGTTCGACGTCTGGTCGATGGGCGCCGACGGCGCGCCGGGCGGAACCGACGACAATGCCGACATCCACGGAGAGAATTGA
- the gspF gene encoding type II secretion system inner membrane protein GspF, which translates to MPDYRYVAIDPQGRERKGRLTAANDDAARAGLIARKFHIVAVEEAGAKPAGRSLLAFRKDKLGHKELALFTRQLATLVEVAPLEEALRTLTRQSEAESARAVIGDVHAGLLEGRRLADAMARQPGSFPPLYRAMVAAGETTGSLTTILARLADLLERQAEVRGKLIAALAYPVVLAFVAVGVVAALMIFVVPRVVEQFDDVGQQLPFLTRAVIAISSFAANWWWLALLLIAGAVFGWVRAMHRPAFKAAIDARLLRLPLIGRLLRDLYAARFARTLSTMVSSRLPLVEGLRLTVPTIRNAALATATAGIVDQVRAGGSLSAALRDAGVFPPLLVYMTASGESAGRLEQMLERAADYLEREFDRFTAASMALLEPVIIVVMGSCVALIILSILLPILQLQNLAGL; encoded by the coding sequence ATGCCTGATTATCGCTATGTGGCGATCGATCCCCAGGGCCGCGAGCGCAAGGGGCGGCTGACCGCCGCGAACGACGATGCCGCGCGCGCCGGCCTGATCGCACGCAAATTCCATATCGTCGCGGTCGAAGAGGCAGGGGCGAAGCCCGCCGGCCGCTCGCTGCTCGCTTTCCGCAAGGACAAGCTCGGCCACAAGGAACTCGCGCTCTTCACGCGCCAGCTCGCGACGCTCGTCGAGGTCGCGCCGCTCGAAGAGGCGCTGCGCACGCTGACGCGCCAGAGCGAGGCCGAAAGCGCGCGCGCGGTGATCGGCGACGTTCACGCGGGGCTTCTCGAAGGCCGCCGCCTCGCCGACGCGATGGCGCGCCAGCCGGGCAGTTTCCCGCCGCTCTATCGCGCGATGGTCGCGGCGGGCGAGACGACGGGCAGCCTGACGACGATCCTCGCGCGGCTTGCCGACCTGCTCGAACGCCAGGCCGAGGTGCGCGGCAAGCTGATCGCCGCGCTCGCTTACCCCGTCGTGCTCGCTTTCGTTGCGGTCGGGGTCGTCGCGGCGCTGATGATCTTCGTCGTGCCGCGCGTCGTTGAGCAGTTCGACGATGTCGGGCAGCAATTGCCGTTCCTGACCCGCGCGGTGATCGCGATTTCCAGCTTCGCCGCGAACTGGTGGTGGCTCGCGCTGCTGCTGATCGCCGGTGCTGTTTTCGGTTGGGTTCGTGCGATGCACCGTCCCGCGTTCAAGGCGGCGATCGATGCGCGGCTGCTCCGCCTGCCGCTGATCGGCCGGCTGCTCCGCGACCTTTATGCCGCGCGCTTCGCCCGCACGCTCTCGACGATGGTGTCGAGCCGCCTGCCGCTGGTCGAGGGGCTGCGGCTCACCGTGCCGACGATCCGCAATGCGGCGCTGGCGACCGCGACCGCGGGCATCGTCGATCAGGTGCGCGCGGGCGGCAGCCTGTCGGCGGCCTTGCGCGATGCCGGGGTCTTTCCGCCCTTGCTTGTCTACATGACCGCAAGCGGCGAAAGCGCGGGGCGGCTGGAGCAGATGCTCGAACGCGCCGCCGACTATCTGGAGCGCGAGTTCGATCGCTTTACCGCCGCGTCGATGGCCTTACTCGAACCTGTCATAATTGTCGTTATGGGGTCGTGCGTCGCACTCATCATCCTTTCCATCCTGCTGCCGATCCTCCAGTTGCAGAACCTTGCGGGGCTATAA
- a CDS encoding GspE/PulE family protein yields MTDAEPTAPPAAPVDIPYAFARTHGVVIAEDEGGRWLATLREGSDPAVLIEVKRYLAQPIRVATASPADFDRLLSDHYAVDASAAAMAGTVGGSDLELGIPSAEDLLDSADDAPAIRLINAIIAEAVRQGVSDIHVEPYESGLVVRMRTDGVLREHLRMPPHVAPVVVSRIKVMARLDIAERRVPQDGRIALTLAGKAVDVRVSTLPSRAGERVVMRILDKDTAGIDFDVLGLSGEADRILREALAEPNGIILVTGPTGSGKTTTLYAALKQLNDGQRNILTVEDPVEYAVDGIGQTQVNAKVGLDFAAGLRAILRQDPDVVMVGEIRDRETADIAVQASLTGHLVLSTVHTNDAVGAITRLKDLKVEPFLLASTLRAVLAQRLVRKLCDHCREPVQADNGIAAVLGLDIGTVIWKPKGCEACGGTGFKGRVGVFEAIRVDETVRRYIYAGGDEAMIAKHAFLKAPTLASAARAMVAKGLTTPEEAIRIARREDVDA; encoded by the coding sequence GTGACCGACGCCGAACCGACCGCGCCGCCCGCGGCGCCGGTCGATATTCCCTATGCGTTCGCGCGCACGCACGGTGTGGTGATCGCCGAGGACGAGGGCGGGCGCTGGCTCGCGACTTTGCGCGAGGGCAGCGATCCGGCGGTGCTGATCGAGGTGAAGCGCTATCTTGCGCAGCCGATCCGCGTCGCGACCGCGAGCCCGGCCGACTTCGACCGGCTGCTCTCCGACCATTATGCCGTCGATGCCTCGGCGGCGGCGATGGCGGGAACGGTGGGCGGCAGCGACCTCGAACTCGGCATCCCGAGCGCCGAGGATCTGCTCGACAGCGCCGACGACGCGCCAGCGATCCGTCTGATCAACGCGATCATCGCCGAAGCGGTGCGGCAGGGCGTCAGCGACATCCATGTCGAACCCTATGAAAGCGGGCTCGTCGTGCGGATGCGCACCGACGGCGTGCTGCGCGAGCACCTCCGCATGCCGCCGCACGTCGCGCCCGTCGTCGTCAGCCGCATCAAGGTGATGGCGCGCCTCGACATCGCCGAACGCCGGGTGCCGCAGGACGGGCGGATCGCGCTGACGCTGGCCGGAAAGGCGGTCGACGTTCGCGTCTCGACCTTGCCGAGCCGCGCGGGCGAGCGCGTCGTGATGCGTATTCTCGACAAGGATACGGCGGGGATCGATTTCGACGTCCTCGGCCTCTCGGGCGAGGCCGACCGCATATTGCGCGAGGCGCTGGCAGAGCCCAACGGCATCATCCTCGTCACCGGGCCCACGGGGTCGGGCAAGACGACGACGCTCTATGCGGCGCTGAAACAGCTCAACGACGGTCAGCGCAACATCCTGACGGTCGAGGATCCGGTCGAATATGCCGTCGACGGCATCGGTCAGACGCAGGTCAATGCCAAGGTCGGGCTCGATTTCGCGGCCGGGCTGCGTGCGATCCTGCGCCAGGACCCGGACGTCGTGATGGTCGGCGAAATCCGCGACCGCGAAACCGCCGACATCGCGGTGCAGGCGTCGCTGACCGGCCATCTCGTCCTCTCGACCGTCCACACCAATGATGCGGTCGGCGCGATCACGCGCCTCAAGGATTTGAAGGTCGAACCGTTTTTGCTTGCCTCGACGCTGCGCGCGGTGCTCGCGCAGCGGCTCGTTCGCAAGCTCTGCGATCATTGCCGTGAGCCGGTACAGGCCGACAACGGCATCGCCGCCGTTCTCGGCCTCGATATCGGCACGGTGATCTGGAAGCCGAAAGGCTGCGAAGCGTGCGGCGGCACCGGCTTCAAGGGCCGCGTCGGGGTGTTCGAGGCGATCCGCGTCGACGAGACGGTGCGCCGCTACATCTACGCCGGTGGCGACGAAGCGATGATCGCGAAGCACGCTTTCCTGAAAGCGCCGACGCTCGCCAGCGCGGCGCGCGCGATGGTCGCGAAGGGACTGACGACGCCCGAGGAAGCGATCCGCATCGCGCGGCGCGAGGACGTCGATGCCTGA
- the gspD gene encoding type II secretion system secretin GspD, which produces MRLKLSLMLAAALVSATPGPALAQYTLNVRDADIRAFIQDAARITGRTFVIDGRVNGKVSVVTDRPLSRSEYFEIFLSTLRSNGLVAVPGPNGAYRIQPIDGAASQPGRIGSNQAAQNQFVTEIIRLKHIDAVAAVETLRPLVSPQGSLTANRNANSLVVADFADNIRRIRTLAASIDRDSSTSQIVTLKNAGAREIAAALTALVPAAGEGAKAPLAIVPIDSSNAIALRGDQALVARFVSMANDLDAKAAGGTELRVYWLEHANAETLLPTLQQLVGGGSDPAQKAGLPPATSSSTTAGGSTPAPSAAPAATTPTSVSGTGGSIATRGPAIVTRYEGANAIIVAANSEVQRMLGELIRQLDSRREQVLVEAIVVEIGDDAAKRLGVQFLLGGKNIPFVATNYSNAQPNIFTLGGAYAATKLTEDKTTVDGTTVVTQTSSALGSSLQEAAAASLLSATGGFAGFAGDIGKNTVFGAIINAVKSDTTSNLLATPHIVTLDNQAAKFLVGQEVPITTGEALSDNFDNAFRTVQREEVGIKLEVTPQVNGAGEVKLFLRQEVSSVAGPVSSRNSDLILNKRSFETVLTVDDGEILAIGGLLNDDERRTIERIPLLSDIPLIGELFKSRSRSRSKTNLMVFIRPTILRSREDNAALTARRYGYIRDFQLQRNPNEEPAIDTLVRDYMGTTPPSPPTADDVTVGPVDLPALRGQGGTVTPAEVPPSISQAPAPPAGEHP; this is translated from the coding sequence ATGCGTCTCAAACTGTCCCTGATGCTCGCCGCCGCACTGGTTTCCGCCACGCCGGGACCGGCGCTCGCGCAATATACGCTGAACGTCCGCGACGCCGACATCCGCGCCTTCATCCAGGATGCGGCGCGGATCACCGGACGGACCTTCGTCATCGACGGCCGCGTCAACGGCAAGGTGTCGGTCGTCACCGACCGGCCGCTGTCGCGCAGCGAATATTTCGAGATTTTCCTGTCGACCCTGCGCTCGAACGGGCTCGTGGCGGTGCCGGGGCCGAACGGTGCCTATCGCATCCAGCCGATCGACGGCGCCGCGTCGCAGCCGGGGCGTATCGGCAGCAATCAGGCCGCGCAGAACCAGTTCGTCACCGAAATCATCCGCCTCAAGCATATCGACGCCGTCGCGGCGGTCGAGACGTTGCGCCCGCTGGTCAGCCCGCAGGGATCGCTGACCGCGAACCGCAACGCCAACAGCCTGGTGGTCGCCGATTTCGCCGACAATATCCGCCGCATCCGCACGCTCGCCGCGAGCATCGACCGCGACAGCTCGACCAGCCAGATCGTCACGCTGAAGAATGCCGGCGCGCGCGAAATCGCCGCCGCGCTCACCGCGCTCGTCCCGGCGGCGGGCGAGGGGGCGAAGGCGCCGCTCGCGATCGTGCCGATCGACAGCAGCAACGCCATCGCGCTGCGCGGCGATCAGGCGCTGGTCGCGCGCTTCGTCTCGATGGCGAACGACCTCGATGCCAAGGCGGCGGGCGGCACCGAACTTCGCGTCTACTGGCTCGAACATGCCAATGCCGAAACCTTGCTGCCGACCTTGCAACAGCTTGTCGGCGGCGGCAGCGATCCGGCGCAGAAGGCGGGCTTGCCGCCGGCGACATCCTCCTCGACGACGGCGGGCGGCAGCACGCCGGCTCCTAGCGCCGCGCCCGCGGCGACGACGCCCACGTCGGTCAGTGGCACGGGCGGCAGCATCGCGACGCGCGGCCCGGCGATCGTCACGCGCTACGAAGGAGCGAACGCGATCATCGTCGCCGCGAACAGCGAGGTGCAGCGGATGCTCGGCGAGTTGATCCGCCAGCTCGACAGCCGCCGCGAACAGGTGCTCGTCGAGGCGATCGTCGTCGAGATCGGCGACGATGCCGCGAAGCGCCTCGGCGTCCAGTTCCTGCTCGGCGGCAAGAACATCCCCTTCGTCGCGACCAATTACAGCAATGCGCAGCCGAACATCTTCACCCTCGGCGGGGCCTATGCCGCGACGAAACTGACCGAGGACAAGACGACGGTCGACGGCACGACCGTCGTTACCCAGACGTCGAGCGCGCTAGGCAGCAGCCTGCAGGAAGCGGCGGCGGCGTCGCTGCTCTCGGCGACCGGCGGCTTCGCGGGCTTCGCGGGCGACATCGGCAAGAACACGGTGTTCGGCGCGATCATCAACGCGGTGAAGTCGGACACGACGTCGAACCTGCTCGCGACCCCGCATATCGTGACGCTCGACAATCAGGCCGCGAAATTCCTCGTCGGGCAGGAAGTGCCGATCACGACCGGCGAAGCGCTCAGCGACAATTTCGACAACGCCTTCCGCACCGTCCAGCGCGAGGAGGTCGGCATCAAGCTGGAGGTCACGCCGCAGGTCAACGGCGCGGGCGAGGTCAAGCTGTTCCTGCGCCAGGAAGTGTCGAGCGTCGCCGGGCCGGTGTCGTCGCGCAACAGCGACCTCATCCTCAACAAGCGCTCGTTCGAGACGGTGCTGACCGTCGACGACGGCGAAATCCTCGCGATCGGCGGCCTGCTCAACGACGATGAGCGCCGGACGATCGAGCGCATTCCGCTGCTCAGCGACATTCCGCTGATCGGCGAACTCTTCAAGTCGCGCAGCCGCAGCCGGTCGAAGACGAACCTGATGGTCTTCATCCGCCCGACGATCCTGCGCAGCCGCGAGGATAATGCCGCGCTCACCGCGCGCCGCTATGGTTATATCCGCGACTTCCAGCTGCAGCGGAACCCGAATGAGGAGCCCGCGATCGACACGCTGGTGCGCGACTATATGGGGACGACCCCGCCGTCTCCCCCGACGGCGGACGATGTGACCGTCGGTCCGGTCGATCTGCCCGCGCTGCGCGGGCAGGGCGGCACCGTGACCCCTGCCGAGGTTCCACCTTCGATCTCGCAGGCGCCCGCTCCGCCGGCCGGAGAGCATCCGTGA
- a CDS encoding type II secretion system protein N, whose amino-acid sequence MAVLMTGSAVRLPRALPSWLRIGKRAPRDIAPMLLVGLLGALLIWQCVRLAWALVVPLSPLGAWQPQTAVIASPAERRALFSSIDPFFRTAQQGPANATVTALGLTLFGVNLNEATGGGSAIIAGEDGVQTSYAVGEEIAPGVKLVGVAFDHVLLDRGGARESLFLDQSGEAPVANPALPAPTPEVGSAAAAAEGAMTPEALNAGVGFAPRTENGRITGLVVQPQGDGAVFRTAGLKPGDVIRSVNGRPIASAGDAASLANQFTPGARLSLEIERGASVVPVAILLSK is encoded by the coding sequence ATGGCAGTGCTGATGACCGGATCGGCCGTTCGGCTGCCGCGCGCGCTGCCGTCGTGGCTGCGCATCGGCAAACGGGCGCCGCGCGACATCGCGCCGATGCTGCTCGTCGGCCTACTCGGCGCCTTGCTGATCTGGCAATGCGTTCGCTTGGCCTGGGCGCTCGTCGTGCCGCTGTCGCCGCTCGGCGCGTGGCAGCCGCAGACCGCAGTGATCGCGTCCCCGGCGGAGCGGCGCGCGCTCTTTTCCAGCATCGATCCCTTTTTTCGCACCGCGCAGCAGGGCCCGGCGAACGCGACCGTCACCGCGCTCGGCCTGACGCTGTTCGGCGTCAATCTCAACGAAGCGACCGGCGGTGGATCGGCGATCATAGCGGGTGAGGACGGGGTGCAGACCAGCTATGCCGTAGGTGAGGAGATCGCGCCGGGGGTGAAGCTCGTCGGCGTGGCTTTCGATCATGTGCTGCTCGACCGCGGCGGCGCGCGCGAAAGCCTGTTCCTCGATCAGAGCGGCGAAGCGCCGGTTGCCAATCCCGCGCTGCCCGCGCCGACGCCCGAGGTCGGTAGCGCTGCCGCGGCAGCGGAAGGCGCGATGACTCCCGAGGCGCTCAACGCCGGGGTCGGCTTCGCGCCACGGACCGAAAACGGCCGGATCACCGGCCTTGTCGTGCAGCCGCAGGGCGACGGCGCTGTCTTTCGCACCGCGGGGCTGAAGCCCGGCGACGTCATCCGTTCGGTGAACGGCCGCCCGATCGCCTCGGCAGGCGATGCCGCTTCTCTCGCGAACCAGTTCACGCCCGGCGCGCGCCTCTCGCTCGAGATCGAGCGCGGCGCCAGCGTCGTGCCCGTCGCCATCCTTCTGTCGAAATAG
- a CDS encoding TonB-dependent receptor domain-containing protein, which produces MSKPLRLVRLLLISTALVAPAAAMAQAEPAAETPAPAPADTAAPADDETDVSIPGADIVVTGRRTANIERSAPQVVSVLGAADIARTGEGNIAGALGRVTGLSVVGNGFVYVRGLGDRYSLALLNGSPLPSPEPLKRVVPLDIFPSSIIASSLVQKSYSANFPGEFGGGVINLTTKAVPREAFLEIGASIGGNSETTGRLGYTYYGTGSDWTGFGDGGRKLPPAYAAWRASGLRINDPSVNQQAIAGQFVTARNGIVQRNDDMPVNWGANITGGKAWDLGGTEIGLIATAGYTSKWRSRAVTQQTANALDLSSLNTDIHRVITDNRVVANALLGLSAEFGENKVRWTSLYIRDTIKQARLGAENRPDTADANPGVSFQYQDTAWYARQLIDTQFVGEFKPFDDLGIDVRAGYANSQREAPFELSFLYSRSNSPTDPYGQFFTNTLNTGQRPGSASIAFSDLNEDLYSAGIDLTWEIAPRVKAVYGYAYSDTNRVTERRDFLFQGNNNIPIAVSLLRPDLLLSQTMICFPPLNPPTDPDCPANPSPTGISLVDSTGSNPTFRATLRNHAAYFQIQADLLDQLNVNIGARYESAVQRVSPVQVYTVSPTLPPATNLSRDYLLPAATLTYEIQPQMQIRLSASKTIARPQFRELVFQTYYDPDTNRNFQGNPELVDSQLYNAEGRFEWYFAPEQRVSIGGFWKKIKNPIETYASFDGNSVTTRFANAPEATLYGVEFEFKKYFDLSGWGEGFWANRRAVFIGNYTWSQSKLKVGADDPVRAYPFTGATLASQFFRDGAPLTGQSDHLVNVELGLEDTERLSQQTILISYASDRVTRRGPSGQPDIFERPGVQLDFVARQGISTFGKQFELKFEARNLLGTKYKEMQESGGNRIYYNLYKPGATFSLGGSVKF; this is translated from the coding sequence ATGTCCAAGCCGCTCCGGCTCGTCCGCCTGTTGTTGATCTCCACCGCGCTCGTCGCGCCCGCCGCGGCGATGGCGCAAGCGGAGCCCGCGGCGGAAACCCCCGCGCCGGCGCCCGCCGATACGGCGGCCCCCGCGGACGACGAGACCGATGTGTCGATCCCCGGTGCCGACATCGTCGTCACCGGCCGCCGCACCGCCAATATCGAACGCAGCGCGCCGCAGGTCGTCTCGGTCCTCGGCGCCGCGGACATCGCGCGGACGGGCGAGGGCAATATCGCCGGCGCGCTCGGCCGCGTCACCGGCCTCAGCGTCGTCGGCAACGGCTTCGTCTATGTCCGCGGGCTCGGCGACCGCTATTCGCTCGCGCTGCTCAACGGCTCGCCACTGCCGAGCCCCGAGCCGCTGAAGCGCGTCGTCCCGCTCGACATCTTCCCTTCCAGCATCATCGCCTCGTCGCTGGTGCAGAAAAGCTATTCGGCGAATTTCCCCGGCGAGTTCGGCGGTGGCGTGATCAACCTGACGACCAAGGCGGTCCCGCGCGAGGCGTTTCTGGAGATCGGCGCGAGCATCGGCGGCAATTCGGAAACCACAGGCCGCCTCGGCTACACCTATTACGGCACCGGCAGCGACTGGACCGGCTTCGGCGACGGCGGCCGCAAGCTGCCGCCCGCTTATGCCGCGTGGCGTGCCTCGGGGCTGCGTATCAACGACCCCAGCGTCAACCAGCAGGCGATCGCCGGCCAGTTCGTCACCGCGCGCAACGGCATCGTCCAGCGCAACGACGACATGCCCGTCAACTGGGGTGCGAATATCACCGGCGGCAAGGCGTGGGACCTCGGCGGCACCGAGATCGGCCTGATCGCGACCGCGGGCTATACCAGCAAATGGCGCAGCCGCGCGGTGACGCAGCAGACCGCGAACGCGCTCGACCTGTCGTCGCTCAACACGGACATCCACCGCGTGATCACCGACAACCGCGTCGTCGCCAACGCGTTGCTGGGGCTCAGTGCCGAGTTCGGCGAGAACAAGGTCCGCTGGACCAGCCTCTATATCCGCGACACGATCAAGCAGGCGCGTCTCGGCGCCGAGAATCGTCCCGACACCGCCGACGCGAATCCGGGCGTCAGCTTCCAGTATCAGGACACCGCCTGGTATGCGCGCCAGCTCATCGACACCCAGTTCGTCGGCGAGTTCAAGCCGTTCGACGACCTCGGCATCGACGTTCGCGCGGGCTATGCCAATTCGCAGCGCGAGGCGCCGTTCGAACTGAGCTTCCTCTACAGCCGCTCGAACAGCCCGACCGATCCCTATGGCCAGTTCTTCACCAACACGCTGAACACCGGCCAGCGGCCGGGCAGCGCGTCGATCGCCTTCTCCGACCTCAACGAGGATCTCTATTCGGCGGGGATCGACCTGACGTGGGAAATCGCGCCGCGCGTCAAGGCGGTCTACGGCTATGCCTATAGCGACACCAACCGCGTTACCGAGCGCCGCGACTTCCTGTTCCAGGGCAACAATAATATCCCGATCGCGGTCTCGCTGCTGCGGCCCGACCTGCTGCTGTCGCAGACGATGATCTGTTTCCCGCCGCTCAATCCGCCGACCGATCCCGATTGCCCGGCGAACCCCAGCCCGACGGGGATCAGCCTGGTCGACAGTACGGGGTCGAATCCGACCTTCCGCGCGACGCTGCGCAATCATGCGGCCTATTTCCAGATTCAGGCCGACCTGCTCGACCAGCTCAACGTCAATATCGGCGCCCGCTATGAAAGCGCGGTCCAGCGCGTGTCGCCGGTTCAGGTCTATACGGTCAGCCCGACGCTGCCGCCGGCGACGAACCTCAGCCGCGACTATCTGCTCCCCGCGGCAACGCTGACATACGAGATCCAGCCGCAGATGCAGATTCGCCTCAGCGCGTCGAAGACGATCGCGCGGCCGCAGTTTCGCGAACTGGTGTTCCAGACCTATTACGATCCCGACACCAACCGCAATTTCCAGGGTAACCCTGAGCTCGTCGACAGCCAACTCTACAACGCCGAAGGCCGTTTCGAATGGTATTTCGCGCCCGAACAGCGCGTGTCGATCGGCGGCTTCTGGAAGAAGATCAAGAATCCGATCGAAACCTATGCCAGCTTCGACGGCAACAGCGTGACGACCCGCTTCGCCAACGCGCCCGAGGCGACGCTTTATGGCGTCGAGTTCGAGTTCAAGAAATATTTCGACCTCAGCGGCTGGGGCGAAGGTTTCTGGGCCAACCGCCGCGCCGTGTTCATCGGCAATTATACCTGGTCGCAGTCGAAGCTGAAGGTCGGGGCCGACGATCCGGTGCGGGCCTATCCCTTTACCGGCGCGACGCTGGCGAGCCAATTCTTTCGCGACGGCGCGCCGCTGACCGGCCAGTCCGATCATCTGGTCAACGTCGAATTGGGGCTGGAGGATACCGAACGCCTGTCGCAGCAGACGATCCTGATATCCTATGCCTCCGACCGCGTCACGCGGCGCGGGCCGTCGGGGCAGCCCGACATCTTCGAACGGCCCGGCGTCCAGCTCGACTTCGTCGCGCGGCAGGGAATTTCGACCTTCGGCAAGCAATTCGAGCTCAAGTTCGAGGCACGCAACCTGCTCGGCACCAAATATAAGGAAATGCAGGAATCGGGCGGCAACCGGATTTATTATAATCTGTACAAGCCCGGCGCGACCTTCTCGCTCGGCGGATCGGTGAAATTCTGA